A window of the Physeter macrocephalus isolate SW-GA chromosome 7, ASM283717v5, whole genome shotgun sequence genome harbors these coding sequences:
- the NICOL1 gene encoding NELL2-interacting cell ontogeny regulator 1 produces the protein MRGARRTPQVFPSRWRCCRGVPNCGRPGSLRSAMAPSPPCRPPRSPPPPPLLLLLLSVALLGAQARAEPAAGSAVPAQSRPCVDCHAFEFMQRALQDLRKTACGLDARTETLLLQAERRALCACWPAGR, from the exons ATGCGCGGTGCGCGCCGGACGCCGCAAGTCTTCCCGAGTCGCTGGCGCTGCTGTCGCGGCGTCCCCAACTGCG GGCGCCCGGGCTCCCTCCGCTCGGCCATGGCCCCCTCGCCGCCGTGCAGGCCCCCGaggtcgccgccgccgccgccgctgctgctactgctgctgagCGTCGCGCTGCTGGGCGCCCAGGCCCGCGCGGAACCCGCCGCCGGGAGCGCCGTCCCCGCGCAGA GCCGCCCGTGCGTGGACTGCCACGCTTTCGAGTTCATGCAGCGCGCCCTGCAGGACCTGCGGAAGACGGCCTGCGGCCTGGACGCGCGG ACGGAGACCCTCCTGCTGCAGGCCGAGCGCCGGGCCCTGTGTGCCTGCTGGCCGGCCGGCCGCTGA